The following proteins are co-located in the Vigna angularis cultivar LongXiaoDou No.4 chromosome 2, ASM1680809v1, whole genome shotgun sequence genome:
- the LOC108328924 gene encoding uncharacterized protein LOC108328924 isoform X2 gives MEGARRLQGQSIAVFNEGIGLLLFRWSALQTAVENEWGGRESRVKADQLVTDILSWFTQFKEPLYIDDLEDILDQGMLSLNVEVEDGSIEEVAEKLMVMHEEFLDGNFSSFENLRKANLEQATRPHTAQIVNDGEDDSDEDGGDETMSVDCNSSSMNTEIPRSYSNNNSVNEPRPNVSGGADDGWAVVSNRRNKGRKN, from the exons ATGGAGGGTGCTCGACGACTACAGGGACAATCTATAGCAGTTTTCAATGAAGGAATTGGATTACTCCTTTTCCGCTGGTCGGCTCTTCAAACTGCTGTCGAGAACGAATGGGGTGGCCGTGAGTCCCGTGTCAAAGCCGATCAACTTGTCACTGATATTCTTTCGTGGTTCACTCAATTCAAAG AGCCACTGTACATTGATGACTTAGAAGACATACTGGATCAAGGTATGCTTTCTCTCAATGTGGAGGTCGAAGATGGCAGTATTGAAGAG gTAGCTGAGAAATTAATGGTTATGCATGAAGAATTCTTGGACGGAAATTTTAGTTCTTTTGAAAATCTTAGGAAAGCCAATCTCGAGCAAGCAACTCGTCCTCACACAGCGCAG attgTAAATGATGGTGAAGATGACAGTGACGAAGATGGTGGTGATGAAACCATGAGTGTAGATTGTAATTCTTCAAGCATGAATACGGAGATTCCGAGATCTTATTCAAACAATAATTCAGTTAATGAGCCCCGGCCGAATGTTTCGGGCGGAGCAGATGATGGATGGGCTGTAGTTTCAAACAGAAGAAATAAGGGGaggaaaaattag
- the LOC128195207 gene encoding uncharacterized mitochondrial protein AtMg00810-like, producing MVYVDDIVITGNDVARIAQLKDPLFNHFQTKDLGRLKYFLGIEVAQSKEGVIISQRKYALDILEETGLTDCKPIDSPMDSNKKLMKDHGEPFSDLERYRRLVGKLIYLTITRPDLSYPVGVMSQFMQNPHIDHWNAVVRILRYVKGNPGHGPLYENKGSTELEGYCDADWAGCPNDRRSTTGYCVLLGGNLVSWKSKKQSVVARSSAEAEYRSMAIATCELIWIKQLLQELKFCENKPMKLYCDNQAALHIASNPVFHERTKHIEIDCHFIREKLLSKDLITEFVNSNEQFADIFTKSLRGPRIQFICSKLGAYDLYAPA from the coding sequence atggtttatgttgatgatattgtaattacaggaaatgatgttgcgAGAATTGCTCAATTAAAGGATCCtttgttcaaccactttcaaACCAAAGACTTAGGTCGGTTGAAATActtccttggtattgaagtggcacaatcaaaagaaggagtcatcatttcacaaagaaaatatgccctggatattttggaggaaacaggtCTGACAGattgcaagcccattgatagtcctatggactcaaataaaaagttaatgaaagaCCATGGTGAACCTTTCTCAGATCTAGAAAGATACAGAAGGTTGGTTGGAAAACTAATATATCTCaccataacaagacctgatctttcttatccagtgGGAGTTAtgagccaatttatgcaaaatcctcatattgatcattggaatgccGTGGTACGCATCCTTAGATATGTAAAAGGGAATCCAGGTCATGGACCAttgtatgagaacaagggaagTACTGAGTtagaaggatattgtgatgcagattgggctggttgTCCGAATGATCGAagatctactacaggatattgtgtactccttggagggaaccttgtatcatggaaaagcaagaaacaaagtgttgttgctcgatctagtgcagaagctgaatACCGATCTATGGCCATAgctacatgtgaacttatatggatCAAACAACTCCTTCAAGAATTAAAATTCTGTGAAAACAAGCCTATGAagttgtattgtgataaccaagcagctcttcacattgcctccaatccagtgttccatgagagaacaaaacatatagaaattgattgtcatttcatcagAGAGAAGTTATTGTCCAAGGATCTCATTACAgaatttgtcaattctaatgaacaatTTGCAGATATTTTTACTAAGTCTTTAAGAGGGCCTAGGATTCagtttatatgttccaagcttggtgcatatgatttatatgctccagcttga
- the LOC108327512 gene encoding uncharacterized protein LOC108327512 — MEDFNTRDLIQQLQTQIEAQAQTIREQQELQRKQAEELAALRVQQPPPELSASNRHDNNEGSHHGGSSDPFGGGKKGPPSMRLTNLLPFTETIMQAHMPDKPPPALDRYDGSADPDNHLRNFIDAMAFYTDNDPVICRAFSLSLKDEALEWFHTLPRNSVDCFATIETLFRKQYATNRKSEMTAAELVNTKQEKDETLKPFMQRYNETARRVKDINHTFIISNLPSCLRPGYFAEQLYADPPTSMEELQSTIAKFIRIEDLRNSRKKQQQDTSNHDAKKPAKRPTNDYKSDRPPRKESGWTSKYDRYATLNAPRAKVLEEALHAELLTVRRRATPKNADSSKACRLHMNHGHDTEECNLVKDELERLIRAGYLQNYVKDRISTRATTPHRKDPSRRSPERSPPRDDRRRRRSRSQPRRTERERSVRGRIDTISGGFAGGECHPPPGNDI, encoded by the coding sequence ATGGAAGACTTCAACACTCGCGATTTGATCCAGCAGCTGCAGACACAGATCGAGGCACAAGCACAAACTATACGGGAGCAGCAAGAACTCCAGCGCAAGCAGGCAGAGGAGCTGGCGGCACTGAGGGTGCAACAACCACCGCCAGAATTGTCAGCCTCTAATCGGCATGACAATAATGAAGGGAGCCACCATGGAGGGTCGTCTGACCCATTTGGCGGGGGCAAGAAAGGTCCTCCTTCCATGCGTCTCACCAACTTGCTCCCGTTCACGGAGACCATCATGCAAGCGCACATGCCAGATAAACCTCCCCCAGCATTGGACCGTTATGATGGCTCCGCCGATCCCGACAATCACCTGCGTAACTTTATAGACGCCATGGCGTTCTACACAGACAATGACCCCGTCATTTGCAGAGCTTTCTCCTTATCCCTTAAGGATGAGGCCTTGGAGTGGTTCCACACTCTTCCACGGAATTCAGTAGATTGTTTTGCGACAATCGAAACTCTGTTCCGAAAACAGTACGCAACCAACAGAAAATCGGAGATGACTGCTGCTGAGCTTGTGAATACCAAGCAGGAGAAGGATGAAACCCTAAAACCGTTCATGCAACGATACAACGAGACGGCCCGGCGTGTGAAAGATATCAATCACACCTTCATCATCAGCAATCTACCCTCGTGCTTAAGGCCAGGATATTTTGCGGAACAATTATATGCTGACCCTCCAACATCTATGGAAGAACTGCAATCCACAATTGCAAAGTTCATCCGCATCGAGGATCTTCGGAATTCTCGGAAGAAGCAGCAGCAGGATACCTCCAACCATGATGCTAAGAAACCCGCCAAACGACCGACCAACGACTATAAATCAGACCGACCGCCCCGAAAAGAGTCAGGGTGGACGTCTAAGTACGATCGCTACGCGACCCTCAACGCACCCAGAGCAAAGGTGCTTGAGGAGGCTTTGCACGCCGAACTCCTAACTGTGCGGCGAAGAGCTACTCCCAAGAACGCGGACAGCAGCAAGGCCTGCCGCCTCCACATGAATCATGGGCATGATACGGAAGAATGCAACTTGGTGAAGGACGAGCTGGAGCGACTCATCCGAGCAGGCTACCTCCAGAACTACGTTAAGGACAGAATCTCCACCAGAGCCACAACTCCTCACCGTAAGGATCCCTCCAGACGGAGCCCCGAGCGATCACCTCCTCGGGATGACCGACGCCGCAGGCGATCGCGCAGCCAACCCCGACGAACGGAGAGAGAACGTTCAGTCCGAGGTCGAATCGACACCATATCGGGTGGTTTCGCCGGGGGGGAGTGTCATCCTCCGCCAGGAAACGACATCTAA